AGAAATAATATATTTGTTTACAAAGAGATAGTGAACTAGCGGGATAGCCCGCCGCCGCTTTCCACCTGGCCGCAAAGCGCCTCCACCACAGCGCAGAGGCGTTCGATGTCGGCGGGCTCCGAAAGGCGGTGATCGCCCTCCTTGATGAGGGTGAGCGTGGCGTCCTGGCTTTCGATCAAGGACATGATCCGCCCCGAAACCTCCCAGGGCACATCCTCATCGCGCATGCCGTGGAGAAGCCGCACGGGACAGCGGATCGGAATCGGCCCGCGCAGCAGAAGATGATCTCTGGCCTCTTCGATCAGCCGCATCATGATGGGATAGGGCGTCTCCTCATAGGCGGAAGGGCGTATCCACTGTCCCCTCTCCTCCATCTCCTTCCGCGCATCCGGTCCAAGCGAAGCCCAGATCAGATCCTCGGTGAAATCCGGTGCGGCAGCGATCCCGACGAGGGCGGCCGCCCGTTCGGGCCGGGCCAGCGCGGCCAGCAGCATGATCCATCCGCCCATGCTCGAGCCCACGATGACCTGCGGCCCCTCCGCCACCTCATCCAGGACGGCGATCGCGTCCGCCGCCCAGCGGCCGATGGTCCCCTCCTCGAACTTGCCGGACGATTGGCCGTGCCCCGTGTAGTCGAAGCGCACGAACGCCCGGCTCGTCCTTTCGCAATGGGCGTCCAGCGCCGTCGCCTTCATCCCGGTCATGTCCGAGTGGAAGCCGCCGAAAAAGATAAGGCCCGGAGAGCGGCCCGGCCGCTTTTGGTAGGCAATGCGGACACCTTCCGGAAGATCGAGAAACGAAGTCATCCGCGCCCGACCTGCGTGAGAAGACCGCGGACCACCTCGACCCGCGCCGATTTTTCCAGTTCCTCCAGCGCGATGCGAAGGACCTTCTCCGTATTGTTGCCCGGCCACCGGCGCCCGCTGGTCGCAAGCACACCGGGCGCGCCGCTCCCCTCCGCCGCCATTCATGACCTCCCATCGAACGAAATCGAAACCAATGTCATTCTTCCGCGCGGCCTGAATTATGGCGCGAATTCCCGGACGCGGCCACCGCTCTATCCGTTTTCACTCCCTCGCGCGCATCGAGATGCGGGGAGAACGCATATATGGTAATTTCGATTTATAAACCCTGAATCCGATCCGATTCTTTTTTGCAGGCGGGCACGCGCACGAGGGGCCCTTATCCGTCAGGATGGGAAGATGTACCAGATTGGCATTGACATCGGCGGAACCTTCACCGACGCCGCCGTGACCGGACCGAACGGCGGCCGCGCCATTTTGGCCAAATCGCCCTCCACGCCCGGGGATTATCTCCAGGGCGTCGTGGCGGCGCTGGAGGACGCGGCCCGGCAGCTCGGACTCCCTCTCCGGGAGCTTCTCTCGGGCGCCTCGCTCCTCGCCCACAGCACCACCGTCACCTCGAACGTGCTCTGGACCCGCACCGGCCCCCGCGTCGGCCTGATCGCCACCGGCGGCTTCGGCGATCAGATACTCATCATGCGGGGAATTGGCCGGGTGGCCGGTCTCTCGCTCGCCGAGCGCCGCCACTACCGCCGCACCGACAAGCCGGAGCCCCTGGTGCCCCGCAAGCGCATCCGCGAGATGGATGAGCGGATCGACGCAACGGGCGAAGTCATCGTCCCCCTCGATGAGGGGAAGGCCCGGGCCGCGCTCCGCTCCCTCGCCAGGGAGGACAAGATCGAGGCGCTGGCCGTCGGCCTGCTCTGGTCGTTCCGCAACCCGGTGCACGAAAAACGCATCAAGGCGCTGGCCGCCGAGGAGATCCCCGGAATCCCCGTCAGCCTCTCCTCGGAGGTGTCGGGTCGCCTCGGAGAGTACGAACGGACGGCCACCGCCGTCCTCAACGCCTATGTCGCGGGCGCGATGGAGGGGTATCTCGAACAGCTCCTCGACCGGCTCCGCAAGGAGGGGCTCCGCCAGCCCCCGCTCATCGTTCAATCCAACGGCGGGCTGACCCCGATCGATCGCGTCATGCCCATCCAGACGGTGGAGAGCGGGCCGGCCGTCGGCGTAGTCGGCGCCGCGCGGCTTTCGAAGGAACTCGGAAAACCGAACCTCATCGCCACCGATGTGGGGGGAACCACCTTCAAGGTCGCCCACATCCAGGAAGGAAGATGGGAGCTGGCGGATGAAACCGTGTTGACGAAATACCACGTTCACGTCCCCATGGTCGAAGTCTCCTCCATCGGGGCGGGGGGCGGCTCCATCGCCTGGGAGGACGGGGGGCGCCTCCGCGTCGGC
The sequence above is drawn from the bacterium genome and encodes:
- a CDS encoding alpha/beta hydrolase, producing the protein MTSFLDLPEGVRIAYQKRPGRSPGLIFFGGFHSDMTGMKATALDAHCERTSRAFVRFDYTGHGQSSGKFEEGTIGRWAADAIAVLDEVAEGPQVIVGSSMGGWIMLLAALARPERAAALVGIAAAPDFTEDLIWASLGPDARKEMEERGQWIRPSAYEETPYPIMMRLIEEARDHLLLRGPIPIRCPVRLLHGMRDEDVPWEVSGRIMSLIESQDATLTLIKEGDHRLSEPADIERLCAVVEALCGQVESGGGLSR
- a CDS encoding hydantoinase/oxoprolinase family protein, producing the protein MYQIGIDIGGTFTDAAVTGPNGGRAILAKSPSTPGDYLQGVVAALEDAARQLGLPLRELLSGASLLAHSTTVTSNVLWTRTGPRVGLIATGGFGDQILIMRGIGRVAGLSLAERRHYRRTDKPEPLVPRKRIREMDERIDATGEVIVPLDEGKARAALRSLAREDKIEALAVGLLWSFRNPVHEKRIKALAAEEIPGIPVSLSSEVSGRLGEYERTATAVLNAYVAGAMEGYLEQLLDRLRKEGLRQPPLIVQSNGGLTPIDRVMPIQTVESGPAVGVVGAARLSKELGKPNLIATDVGGTTFKVAHIQEGRWELADETVLTKYHVHVPMVEVSSIGAGGGSIAWEDGGRLRVGPRSAGAVPGPACYGTGGEAPTVTDADLLLGVLNPENFLGGQIHLDADAARRAFEKEIAPRFFDGDAA